The proteins below come from a single Sphingomicrobium sediminis genomic window:
- a CDS encoding MaoC family dehydratase: MSGRFFDQWSMGDVIAHPITRTVTETDNLLITTLTHNPQPLHLDHEAAADTEFGKPLVNSCFTFSLAVGISVAETTLGTLVANLGYDEVKFPKPVFVGDTLRIESEVVALRESKSRPTAGIVTWEHRAINQRDETVLTFKRSALLKKSS, from the coding sequence ATGTCAGGACGATTTTTCGATCAATGGTCGATGGGCGATGTCATCGCGCACCCGATCACGCGCACGGTGACCGAGACGGACAATCTCCTCATCACCACCCTCACCCACAATCCGCAGCCCTTGCACCTCGATCATGAGGCCGCTGCCGATACCGAATTCGGCAAGCCGCTGGTCAATAGCTGCTTCACCTTCAGCCTTGCGGTCGGAATCTCGGTCGCCGAAACCACGCTCGGCACGCTCGTCGCCAATCTCGGCTATGACGAAGTGAAGTTTCCCAAGCCCGTTTTCGTCGGCGACACGCTGCGCATCGAGAGCGAGGTCGTTGCCTTACGCGAAAGCAAATCCCGCCCCACGGCCGGCATCGTCACCTGGGAACATCGCGCCATCAACCAGCGCGATGAGACCGTCCTCACCTTCAAGCGCTCGGCGCTGCTCAAAAAGTCCTCCTAA
- a CDS encoding transketolase, translating to MSKPDIDALAALDERLRWLASWTIHNANHIRPKVDGVKVGGHQASSASISAIMAALYFHALGPEDRVAVKPHAGPILHAIHYLLGSQSREMLENFRGLGGMQSYPSRTKDAIPVDFSTGSVGLGVAITLFSSLMQDYLTAKGKIGADERGRFVALIGDAELDEGNIYEAIIEGAKHDVRNLWWIVDYNRQSLDATSADRMFERFDDIFTACGWKTVELRYGKKLENALKAKGGKVVREWLDTLPNADFSALHYQGGAAWRERMTADLGKKADAFLSGHDDERLGDIMTDLGGHCMETLVEAFEEAKKDDTPTFFIAWTVKGYGLPFAGHKDNHAGLMNPTQIEAWRDDLGIAKGDEWTGLAGLSDNMVPKVEAVLEETRIRREKRDRSFGSVPIPALPAPEGEEQSTQAAFGRILMDLSKAGGELADRIVTTSPDVTVSTNLGGWVNQRGLFKRAAMEDVFAKAKIPSAQKWGATDQGQHIELGIAESNLFLMLAAAGLTGDHWQERLFPIGTLYDPFIARGLDSLNYGCYQDARFLLVATPSGLTLGPEGGAHQSINPPLIALGQPGLRHYEPAYADELAAMMEHAFRLIDDPDGESTYLRLSTRPVDQPVREDDDWQQAALEGGYWLRKPADGAEAAIVAMGALMPEAIAAHEELSADIPGLGLLAVTSPDLLHRGWTAAQAARWDGNRQPSHIESLLAPLSPRAGLVTLCDAAPASLSWIGGVSGHRVAPLGVERFGQTGNLADLYATYRLDGAAITEAMAEILLT from the coding sequence ATGAGCAAGCCCGATATCGACGCCCTCGCCGCCTTGGACGAACGCCTGCGCTGGCTGGCAAGCTGGACCATCCACAATGCCAACCACATCCGACCCAAGGTGGACGGGGTAAAGGTCGGCGGGCACCAGGCGAGCTCGGCCTCGATCAGCGCCATCATGGCAGCGCTCTATTTCCACGCGCTGGGCCCCGAGGACCGCGTCGCGGTGAAGCCGCATGCCGGTCCAATCCTGCATGCAATCCATTATTTGCTGGGCTCGCAAAGCCGCGAGATGCTCGAAAACTTCCGCGGCCTTGGCGGGATGCAAAGCTATCCCAGCCGCACCAAGGACGCGATACCCGTCGACTTCTCGACCGGCAGCGTCGGCCTTGGGGTCGCCATCACCCTCTTCTCGTCGCTCATGCAGGATTATCTCACCGCCAAGGGCAAGATTGGCGCGGACGAACGCGGCCGGTTCGTCGCCCTGATCGGCGATGCGGAACTGGACGAAGGAAACATCTACGAAGCCATCATCGAGGGTGCCAAGCATGACGTGCGCAACCTCTGGTGGATCGTCGATTACAACCGCCAAAGTCTCGATGCGACTAGCGCCGACCGCATGTTCGAGCGCTTCGACGACATTTTCACCGCCTGTGGCTGGAAGACGGTCGAACTGCGCTATGGAAAGAAACTCGAAAATGCGCTGAAGGCGAAGGGCGGCAAGGTCGTGCGCGAATGGCTCGACACGCTCCCCAACGCCGATTTCTCCGCGCTGCATTATCAGGGTGGCGCGGCATGGCGCGAGCGCATGACCGCCGACCTCGGAAAGAAAGCGGATGCCTTCCTCTCAGGCCATGACGACGAACGCCTCGGCGACATCATGACCGACCTTGGCGGCCATTGCATGGAGACGCTGGTCGAAGCATTCGAAGAGGCCAAGAAGGACGACACCCCGACCTTCTTCATCGCCTGGACGGTCAAGGGCTATGGCCTGCCTTTTGCGGGGCACAAGGACAATCATGCCGGCCTCATGAACCCGACGCAGATCGAGGCGTGGCGCGACGATCTCGGTATCGCCAAGGGCGATGAATGGACGGGCCTCGCGGGCCTGTCCGACAATATGGTGCCCAAGGTCGAGGCGGTGCTGGAGGAAACCCGCATCCGCCGCGAGAAGCGCGACCGCAGCTTCGGCAGCGTGCCCATCCCGGCGCTTCCGGCCCCTGAGGGGGAAGAGCAATCGACGCAGGCTGCTTTCGGCCGCATCCTGATGGACCTGTCGAAGGCCGGCGGCGAATTGGCCGACCGCATCGTCACCACCTCGCCCGACGTCACCGTCTCGACCAACCTTGGCGGCTGGGTGAACCAGCGCGGCCTGTTCAAGCGGGCGGCGATGGAAGACGTCTTTGCCAAGGCCAAGATTCCCAGCGCGCAAAAATGGGGCGCCACAGACCAGGGCCAGCATATCGAGCTCGGCATCGCCGAATCCAACCTGTTCCTGATGCTTGCCGCCGCGGGCCTCACCGGCGATCATTGGCAGGAACGGCTCTTCCCCATCGGGACGCTCTACGACCCCTTCATCGCGCGTGGTTTAGATAGCCTCAACTATGGCTGTTATCAGGATGCGCGCTTCCTGCTGGTCGCCACGCCCTCGGGACTGACACTGGGCCCGGAAGGCGGCGCGCACCAGTCGATCAACCCGCCGCTCATCGCGCTCGGCCAGCCGGGGCTGCGCCATTACGAGCCCGCATATGCCGATGAACTGGCGGCGATGATGGAGCATGCCTTCCGCCTGATCGACGACCCCGACGGCGAAAGCACCTATTTGCGCCTCTCGACCCGCCCGGTCGACCAGCCGGTGCGCGAGGATGACGACTGGCAGCAAGCCGCGCTTGAAGGTGGGTACTGGCTCAGGAAGCCCGCCGACGGCGCCGAAGCCGCCATCGTCGCAATGGGCGCACTCATGCCCGAAGCCATCGCCGCGCATGAGGAACTGAGCGCTGATATTCCGGGTCTCGGATTGCTTGCCGTCACGTCGCCCGATCTGCTGCATCGCGGCTGGACTGCGGCGCAGGCTGCCCGTTGGGACGGCAATCGCCAGCCGAGCCATATCGAGAGCCTGCTGGCTCCACTCAGCCCGCGCGCCGGCCTCGTCACCCTGTGCGACGCCGCGCCCGCCTCTCTGTCATGGATTGGCGGCGTCTCCGGCCACCGCGTTGCGCCGCTCGGCGTCGAGCGGTTCGGCCAGACCGGCAACCTTGCCGACCTCTACGCCACCTACCGCCTCGACGGCGCGGCGATCACCGAGGCGATGGCCGAGATATTGCTCACCTGA
- a CDS encoding YgaP family membrane protein, with protein MKKNVGSLDRTLRIIVGLVLVAMVFVGPQTPWGWLGLILIGTALVSFCPAYRLLGINSCRAS; from the coding sequence ATGAAAAAGAATGTCGGATCGCTTGATCGCACGCTTCGCATCATCGTCGGGCTGGTGCTCGTCGCGATGGTTTTCGTAGGCCCTCAGACGCCTTGGGGCTGGCTTGGCCTCATCCTTATCGGCACGGCGCTGGTGAGCTTCTGCCCCGCCTATCGCCTGCTCGGGATCAATAGCTGCCGGGCGAGCTGA
- a CDS encoding calcium/sodium antiporter, producing MTLWLAILAGFVLLSAGGEFLVRGTVGIARRAGVSPLLAGLVIVGFGTSAPELVTGLSAAFKGAPDIAVGNVIGSNIANILLILGVSAIIINIPIDRRAFFRDGFFMSVGALVVMAGVLLGGFDRLSGILLFVLLIVYMIGAWYTDTRSPDAEAKRHESAETQKPDAKRAIPFLVLETVGGIAAVIYGADLLVGGAIELARGWGVSEAVIGLTIVAVGTSLPELVACAAAALKKQPDIALGNVVGSCIYNIFGILGLTAWVYPLGIAPQIANFDIWVLVGTTAFLMAFLRTGWTIHRHEGIALVFGYCAYIAVLVFQSI from the coding sequence ATGACCCTTTGGCTCGCCATTCTCGCCGGGTTCGTGCTGTTGAGCGCGGGCGGCGAATTCCTCGTCCGCGGCACGGTCGGCATCGCCCGCCGTGCTGGCGTATCGCCGCTGCTGGCGGGCCTCGTCATCGTCGGTTTCGGCACGTCGGCGCCCGAATTGGTCACCGGCCTTTCCGCCGCCTTCAAGGGGGCGCCCGACATTGCGGTCGGCAATGTCATCGGCTCCAACATCGCCAATATCCTGCTGATCCTCGGCGTCAGCGCGATCATCATCAACATCCCCATCGACCGCCGCGCCTTCTTCCGCGACGGCTTTTTCATGTCGGTCGGGGCGCTCGTCGTGATGGCAGGCGTGCTGCTGGGCGGCTTCGACCGCCTGTCGGGAATCCTGCTGTTCGTGCTGCTGATCGTTTACATGATCGGTGCCTGGTACACCGACACGCGCAGCCCCGATGCCGAGGCCAAACGCCACGAAAGCGCCGAGACCCAAAAGCCCGACGCCAAGCGTGCGATTCCCTTCCTCGTGCTCGAGACGGTCGGCGGGATAGCGGCAGTAATATATGGCGCGGACCTGCTGGTTGGCGGCGCAATCGAGCTTGCCCGCGGCTGGGGCGTCTCCGAGGCTGTCATCGGCCTCACGATCGTCGCGGTCGGCACCAGCCTGCCCGAACTGGTGGCCTGCGCTGCCGCCGCGCTCAAGAAACAGCCCGACATTGCGCTCGGCAACGTCGTCGGCAGCTGCATTTACAACATTTTCGGAATCCTCGGGCTGACTGCATGGGTCTACCCGCTCGGCATCGCGCCACAGATCGCCAACTTCGACATCTGGGTGCTGGTCGGCACGACGGCCTTCCTGATGGCCTTCCTGCGCACCGGCTGGACGATCCACCGGCACGAGGGCATCGCGCTCGTCTTTGGCTATTGCGCTTACATCGCAGTCTTGGTGTTCCAGAGCATTTGA
- a CDS encoding winged helix-turn-helix transcriptional regulator: MADTDVMDETVEHLHLAGCKNVAPVLNRVGDKWSMLIVMVLATGSRRFNELKREIDGISQRMLTRSLRGLERDGLVNRTVTPSIPPRVDYKLTELGESIREPVKALGDWAIEHIDCIRAAQERYDAREED; this comes from the coding sequence ATGGCTGATACCGATGTGATGGACGAAACGGTCGAGCACCTGCACCTTGCGGGCTGCAAGAATGTCGCGCCGGTGCTCAATCGCGTGGGCGACAAATGGTCGATGCTGATTGTCATGGTGCTGGCGACCGGATCGCGCCGCTTCAACGAACTGAAGCGCGAGATCGATGGCATTTCGCAGCGCATGCTGACGCGGTCCCTGCGCGGGCTCGAGCGCGACGGGCTCGTCAACCGTACGGTGACGCCCTCCATCCCGCCAAGGGTCGATTACAAACTCACCGAACTGGGCGAGAGCATTCGCGAACCGGTCAAGGCGCTGGGCGACTGGGCGATCGAACATATAGACTGCATCCGCGCCGCGCAGGAGCGCTACGACGCGCGCGAAGAGGATTAG
- a CDS encoding FMN-dependent NADH-azoreductase: MTTILHVDSSTLGEGSVTRELTAYAVERFKAHHPNAKVERLDLVADPIPHLMGRPEDQSFANQLKAADTIIIGAPTYNFTIPTQLKAWFDRLAIAGETFRYTENGPEGLLKDKRVIVAIASGGVYEEGHSFEHNQSYVRAFFQFLGLEAEFVVANGVAISADSKLQAISKAKTGIDQLAAADEPVDA, translated from the coding sequence ATGACCACCATTCTTCATGTCGACAGCTCCACCCTCGGTGAAGGCAGCGTCACCCGCGAATTGACCGCTTATGCGGTCGAGCGTTTCAAGGCGCACCATCCCAATGCCAAGGTCGAGCGCCTCGATCTCGTCGCCGACCCGATCCCGCACCTCATGGGTCGTCCCGAGGACCAGAGTTTTGCCAACCAGCTGAAGGCTGCCGACACCATCATTATCGGCGCGCCCACGTACAATTTTACCATTCCGACGCAGCTCAAGGCCTGGTTCGACCGCCTTGCCATTGCCGGCGAGACCTTCCGCTACACCGAGAATGGCCCGGAAGGCCTCCTCAAGGACAAGCGCGTGATCGTCGCTATCGCTTCGGGCGGTGTCTACGAGGAAGGTCACAGCTTCGAACATAACCAGAGCTATGTCCGCGCCTTCTTCCAATTCCTTGGGCTCGAGGCGGAATTCGTCGTCGCCAATGGCGTGGCTATCAGCGCAGACAGCAAGCTGCAGGCGATCAGCAAGGCCAAGACCGGCATCGACCAGCTCGCCGCCGCCGACGAGCCAGTCGACGCCTAA
- a CDS encoding dihydrolipoamide acetyltransferase family protein — protein sequence MAIFNFKLPDIGEGIAEAEIVDWHVKVGDMIEEDAHLADMMTDKATVEMESPVAGKVVKLAGEVGDMIPIGSVLVEIEVEGQAPAQEDVAPVESQDEAPMADGAEEPTEAQEEEIPTVDVEEKAPAPAPEPEPEPAHSGEKVLASPTVRQRARDLGIDLSEVKTTSDRVRHADLDAYLLYNGGSVSHGGGAPRKDETIKVVGMRRKIAENMQAAKRKIPHFTLVDDFDMTALEETRAMMNADRGNRPKLTVLPFIITAMAKALPDFPMLNATYDDDANVITRHGPMHLGMAAQTDAGLMVPVIKDAHGKSVWQLASDINRLAEEARSGKIARDDLQGATISLSSLGPMGGITSTPVITPPQVAIIAVNKMQELPVIEDDELVAKKKMNLSLSCDHRVVDGWDAASFLQHLRTFIENPIRLLSA from the coding sequence ATGGCTATTTTCAACTTCAAGCTCCCCGACATTGGCGAAGGCATTGCCGAGGCCGAGATCGTCGACTGGCACGTCAAGGTCGGCGACATGATCGAGGAAGATGCGCACCTTGCCGACATGATGACCGACAAGGCCACCGTCGAGATGGAAAGCCCGGTCGCGGGCAAGGTCGTGAAGCTGGCCGGTGAAGTCGGCGATATGATCCCCATCGGATCGGTGCTGGTCGAAATCGAGGTCGAGGGCCAAGCGCCCGCGCAGGAAGATGTCGCGCCGGTCGAGAGCCAGGACGAAGCCCCAATGGCCGACGGCGCCGAAGAACCAACCGAAGCGCAGGAAGAAGAAATCCCGACCGTCGACGTCGAGGAAAAGGCCCCCGCGCCCGCGCCGGAGCCCGAACCCGAGCCCGCCCATAGCGGCGAGAAGGTGCTCGCTTCGCCGACCGTGCGTCAGCGTGCGCGCGATCTCGGTATCGACCTGTCGGAGGTGAAAACCACTTCCGACCGCGTCCGTCACGCCGATCTCGACGCCTATCTCCTCTACAATGGCGGCAGCGTCAGCCATGGCGGCGGCGCGCCGCGCAAGGACGAGACCATCAAGGTCGTCGGCATGCGCCGCAAAATTGCCGAGAATATGCAGGCAGCCAAGCGCAAGATCCCGCATTTCACGCTGGTCGACGATTTCGACATGACCGCGCTCGAGGAAACGCGCGCCATGATGAATGCCGATCGCGGCAATCGTCCCAAGCTGACCGTCCTGCCCTTCATCATCACCGCGATGGCCAAGGCGCTGCCCGATTTCCCGATGCTCAATGCGACCTATGACGATGATGCCAATGTCATCACCCGCCACGGCCCGATGCATCTCGGCATGGCCGCGCAGACCGACGCCGGCCTGATGGTGCCGGTCATCAAGGATGCGCACGGAAAGTCCGTGTGGCAGCTCGCAAGCGACATCAACCGCCTCGCCGAGGAAGCGCGTTCGGGCAAGATCGCCCGCGACGACCTTCAGGGCGCGACGATTTCGCTGTCTTCGCTCGGCCCGATGGGCGGCATCACCTCGACCCCTGTCATCACCCCGCCGCAGGTCGCGATCATCGCCGTCAACAAGATGCAGGAACTGCCCGTCATCGAGGATGACGAGCTGGTGGCGAAGAAGAAGATGAACCTGTCGCTGTCGTGCGACCACCGGGTGGTCGACGGCTGGGATGCGGCAAGCTTCCTCCAGCACCTGCGTACCTTCATCGAGAACCCGATCCGGTTGCTTTCGGCCTAG
- a CDS encoding alpha-ketoacid dehydrogenase subunit beta: MNMIQALNDAHKVAMRADEDIVVFGEDAGYFGGVFRVTEGLQQEFGKQRAFDAPISENGIAATAVGMAAYGLKPVIEIQFADYIYPAYDQIVSEVAKMRYRTAGEWTMPMVIRSPYGGGIYGGQTHSQSPESLFTHIAGLKVVVPSTPYDAKGLLLAAIEDPDPVIFFEPKRIYNGPFGGHHDQPVEAWAKRPEAEVPEGHYTVPLGKANVVREGEALTVLAYGTMVHVAKTAMEEAGIDAEILDLRTLVPLDIEAIEASVKKTGRCLIVHEAPRTSGFGAELSALVTERCFYHLEAPVERVTGWDTPYPHSYEWTYFPGPARIKKALEKVMAQ, encoded by the coding sequence ATGAACATGATCCAGGCGCTGAACGACGCCCACAAGGTCGCGATGCGCGCCGACGAGGATATCGTCGTTTTCGGCGAGGATGCTGGCTATTTCGGCGGCGTCTTCCGCGTGACCGAGGGCCTGCAACAGGAATTTGGCAAGCAACGCGCGTTCGATGCGCCGATTTCGGAAAACGGGATCGCCGCCACCGCGGTCGGCATGGCCGCCTATGGCCTCAAGCCCGTCATCGAAATCCAGTTCGCCGACTATATCTACCCGGCCTACGACCAGATCGTCAGCGAAGTCGCCAAGATGCGCTATCGCACCGCGGGCGAATGGACGATGCCGATGGTCATCCGCTCGCCCTATGGTGGCGGCATTTACGGCGGCCAGACCCATTCGCAGTCGCCCGAAAGCCTGTTCACGCATATTGCGGGCCTGAAGGTCGTCGTGCCCTCGACGCCCTACGACGCCAAGGGCCTGCTGCTCGCCGCGATCGAGGATCCCGATCCCGTCATCTTCTTCGAGCCCAAGCGCATCTATAACGGCCCCTTCGGCGGCCATCATGACCAGCCGGTCGAGGCTTGGGCCAAGCGCCCCGAGGCCGAAGTGCCCGAGGGCCACTATACCGTGCCGCTGGGCAAGGCGAATGTCGTCCGCGAGGGCGAAGCGCTGACCGTGCTCGCCTATGGCACCATGGTCCATGTCGCCAAGACGGCGATGGAAGAGGCCGGCATCGACGCCGAAATCCTCGACCTGCGCACGCTCGTGCCGCTCGACATCGAAGCGATCGAGGCTTCGGTGAAGAAGACCGGCCGCTGCCTCATCGTTCATGAAGCACCGCGCACTTCGGGCTTCGGCGCCGAGCTAAGCGCGCTGGTCACCGAACGCTGCTTTTATCATCTTGAAGCGCCCGTCGAGCGCGTGACGGGTTGGGACACGCCCTACCCGCACAGCTACGAATGGACCTATTTCCCCGGCCCTGCCCGGATCAAGAAAGCTCTTGAGAAAGTGATGGCTCAATAA
- a CDS encoding 3-methyl-2-oxobutanoate dehydrogenase (2-methylpropanoyl-transferring) subunit alpha, with translation MARDEKRPNRPALKLHVPEPPYRPGDTPDYSNIEVPAAGEAPRPDSACDDKETIPLTTHLVRVLDDDHKAVGPWDPKLSVDVLKKIYRDMVTVRVFDDRMYRAQRQGKTSFYMKCTGEEAIAISAAAAMDSEDIHFPTYRQQGLLVYRGYPLVKMMCQIYSNAGDHMKGRQLPIMYSDKEKGFFSISGNLATQYPQAVGWAMASAIKGDSRIAMGWIGDGATAEGDFHAAMTFASVYQAPVILACVNNQWAISSFSGIAGAEQATFASRAVGYGMAGLRVDGNDVLAVYAATRWAAERARSNNGPTFIEFFTYRAEGHSTSDDPTGYRPKEESEAWPLGDPVLRLKNHLIALGEWDEDQDKGQEEELTAMVRAAQKEAEKLGVLSDQGDEGKETMFEDVYADMPWHIAEQRDAALKEGE, from the coding sequence ATGGCCCGAGACGAAAAGCGCCCCAATCGGCCGGCGCTGAAATTGCACGTTCCCGAACCGCCTTATCGACCGGGCGACACCCCCGATTATTCCAATATCGAGGTGCCCGCGGCCGGTGAGGCCCCGCGCCCCGACAGTGCGTGCGACGACAAGGAAACGATTCCGCTGACGACCCACCTCGTCCGCGTGCTTGACGACGACCACAAAGCGGTCGGCCCATGGGACCCCAAGCTGAGCGTCGATGTGCTCAAGAAGATTTACCGCGACATGGTCACGGTCCGCGTCTTCGATGACCGCATGTATCGCGCCCAGCGCCAGGGGAAGACCAGCTTCTACATGAAGTGCACCGGCGAAGAGGCGATCGCGATCAGCGCGGCCGCAGCGATGGATAGCGAGGACATCCACTTCCCGACCTATCGCCAGCAGGGCCTGCTCGTGTATCGCGGCTATCCGCTGGTGAAGATGATGTGCCAGATCTATTCGAATGCCGGCGACCACATGAAAGGCCGCCAGCTACCGATCATGTATTCGGACAAGGAGAAGGGTTTCTTCTCCATTTCGGGTAACCTCGCGACGCAATATCCGCAGGCGGTCGGCTGGGCGATGGCCAGCGCGATCAAGGGCGACAGCCGCATCGCGATGGGCTGGATCGGCGACGGCGCGACGGCGGAAGGCGACTTCCACGCGGCCATGACCTTTGCCTCGGTCTACCAGGCCCCGGTCATCCTCGCCTGCGTCAACAATCAGTGGGCGATCTCGAGCTTCTCGGGCATTGCCGGCGCCGAACAGGCGACCTTTGCCAGCCGCGCCGTCGGCTACGGCATGGCGGGGCTGCGCGTCGACGGAAACGACGTGCTCGCCGTTTATGCCGCGACCCGCTGGGCCGCCGAGCGCGCGCGGTCGAACAACGGACCGACCTTCATCGAATTCTTCACCTACCGCGCCGAGGGACATTCGACCTCCGACGATCCGACCGGCTACCGCCCCAAGGAAGAAAGCGAAGCCTGGCCGCTGGGCGATCCGGTCCTGCGGCTCAAGAACCACCTCATCGCGCTCGGCGAATGGGACGAGGATCAGGACAAGGGACAGGAAGAGGAACTCACCGCCATGGTCCGCGCCGCGCAGAAGGAAGCCGAGAAGCTCGGTGTCCTTTCCGACCAGGGCGACGAGGGCAAGGAGACCATGTTCGAAGACGTCTATGCCGATATGCCCTGGCACATTGCAGAACAGCGCGACGCCGCGCTGAAGGAGGGCGAATAA